The DNA segment CCCAAACTCATATCCAACAACGTTATATTATGATTTTAGTTGTCACCCCTTTGCTATATTCATGTATTCTCCTGGTATGATATATCTTCTCGATGGCCTTAATCTATTTTTTGGTGAAACATATTTCTTATCTTTTTATCTATTTCTTTTAGCTACTGCGGGAACAAATAAAGCTGCCTCCAGCGGAACTTCATTGAACACGAGGAAACTTGATGAAGAAACAGACGTTCTTGCGCGTGAGTATTTCCTCTTTAATTTTCTTCCATGGCAGTTGCGTTTgctaggtttttttttgtttttttacttgCAATCTGGCTAACACATCAGATTTTCTGATCCTGTTTCGATGTGAACACAGATGAAAGAGTACcatctgaactaaagaaaaacatCATGCAGGCTCGTTTGGACAAGAAAATGACTCAATCTCAACTTGCACAGGTAGTTCCTTCCCTCTGGAGTCTGAAGAAGTTTGTTCAAGTTCCCTGTTTAGTTAACATTTGTTCGAGTTCCTTGATTAATACTTAATGGAGATACCTTGTGTGTTGTGCAGCTGATCAATGAGAAGCCACAAATTGTCCAGGAGTATGAATCTGGGAAGGCCATACCAAACCAACAGATAATTACAAAGCTGGAAAGGGTTCTTGGTGTGAAGCTCCGAGGAAAGAAGTAAAACAAAATCCGCAGTGAAGAAGGATACTGAAAGTCTTCAGTAGGGTTCTCTGTTGCTATTATTACTAATATGAAACGAATTTAGTTTTCAGTATCCATGAATTTGAAAAAACCCCTAAAAAGTGGGCGATGATGTTAATC comes from the Papaver somniferum cultivar HN1 unplaced genomic scaffold, ASM357369v1 unplaced-scaffold_4432, whole genome shotgun sequence genome and includes:
- the LOC113342584 gene encoding multiprotein-bridging factor 1a-like, producing the protein MYSPGMIYLLDGLNLFFGETYFLSFYLFLLATAGTNKAASSGTSLNTRKLDEETDVLAHERVPSELKKNIMQARLDKKMTQSQLAQLINEKPQIVQEYESGKAIPNQQIITKLERVLGVKLRGKK